The genomic DNA AGGCATTCCTGATCATTCAAGGAACGACGATGTTCACGGCAGGCGTACTCGGAATTTGGTTATTCTACGTCCAGCATACGTTCGAAGATTCGTATTTCGAAGATGAGAGTGAATGGGATTACGTCAAGGCCGCAATCGAAGGCAGCTCGTATTATGAATTGCCGAAAGTCTTGCAGTGGGTGACAGGGAACATCGGTTTCCACCATGTTCACCACTTAAGTCCACGTGTGCCGAACTACAACTTAGAAAAAGCCCATACGGCGACACCACCGCTTCAAAAAGCGACGACGATCGGATTGTTCTCAAGTCTGAAGTCGCTTCGCTACAAGCTGTATGATGCTAAAAATAAAACGTTTGTGACATTCGGCGAAATCAAGCATCTCTTGCGTGAACCGAAAACATCTGTCATGTGATCAATCGTGTCTTACTTCTCTTCAAGAGGAGTAAGGCATTTTTTTGTTGAACCCTCCGACTTTTGCCGTATGTGTCGTTTTGACATCCGTGGTACGATGGCAAGTATTGAAAGGAGGGATGTTCGGATGCGTCGTCCATCGATTGGCTACATCATGGCAGGAGCTATCTTGCTTTTATTATTCGGATTCAGTTCGATGAGTTATCAGCAACAATCGCTGATTCCGTTGTTGACCAATCATATCCCACTCGGCTGGGTCTATGCTTTTTCGTTCGTCTCGTTTCATTATGAGGTGCCGATCAGTGTCGCGTCGTTAGGTCCAGCGGCGTTCCTCGAGTTCTTCATCCGTAAAGGGATGCATGCCGGTCTGTTCTTCATCCTCGGGACAAGCCTTGTCCACGTCCTACGTACAAGGGGATACCGGCCTGTTCCAGCTGCTTTCTTTGCCGCGACTACAGCGATTACGGTCGGAGTCTTTGATGAGTTTCATCAGCAATTGACCGGCGGACGGACGCCGTTAGTCGGAGACGTCATCATCGACGGAAGTGGTGCGGCCTTCGGGATTGTCCTCTACACTGCGCTTCGTCTTTTCCTAAAAGCCGATCGCCTTGTCAAATCGGAATATCAGCAATCGAGCTAAACACAAAAATACCCGGTCGTCTCAATCTTGCTGAGGCGACCGGGTATTTGAACGATTAGAAGCGTTGGACCCACTCGATTTTGTATTGCGTCCGACCAAATTGTTTACGAAGCATCGTATCCGCTTTTTTTCGTGCAGCTGTGTGGTCGCCGGCTTTAATGATCAGGCGGTCCGTATCGACTACTTCATCCTGTTCAATGACATGATACTGAATCGTATATTCCTTATTAAAAAGTCCTAATAACCCCAAGAAAATCACTCCCATTTTTTTCATTCTATTAGTTATTATATGGTATTAAAATGCGGAATGCAATTTATATCAATGACTTTTGTCTCACCTAGTAAGAAAACGTTTGTGGTTCTAAAGAATCACATCTAAAATATTTCAAATGTTACAAGGAATCCTTATATCGCTTCAATAAATCTATTTAATATGATTTTTACTGGAATAAATTATATTAAATATAGGTCTTTAGACATGATTTTAAAAAACTTATTTTTATATCTAAAATATATTTAAAAATAGTTTTTTATGTATTAACAAGAATTGACTTGGAACTCTTATGGAATTATCGGTATGATAAGAGAAGTAAGAAAAAGAGGTGAACCAATGAATGAAAAAATGAAACAAATCAGACAAAGAAAGCCGTCTGCTACAATACGCGAAAAACTTTATTTTTGGTTACTTTTACTGAGTACGGTTGCGACAGGTTGTGGTTTAGTCATCGTTGTCCTGGCACTGGGAACGATAGGAATTGTAATCGTCGGCATGGTCCTTCTTTTGCTCGGTATCGTCTGGGTGCGCCAGTGGAACCGGGTAATGACGATCCGGACGGACGGGATTGTCTTGAACGAACAGCAGCAGCCACTCGTTTATGAACAACTTCGACAGGACGCTGAACGATTGGGATTTTGGAAAGTGCCGGAAATCACCGTAACCAACCATAAGACAATCAACCGTCCGCGGACGATCGGCTTGTTTCAAAAGTATCTGCTTGTCTTACCGACCGGTTATTCGGTCGATGAGACGACGCGCTTCGAACTGATACGCGAACTCGTCCATTTGAAACAAAACTATGAAGAAAAACGGATGCTGCTGTTACTCGGGAGTTGGGTGCCTTTCCTTAGAAGTGCGTATCTCAGGGCGTGTGAAGAGACAGCTGACCGTATGGCACTGGCTTGTCTAACGGAAGAGGAACGTGTTACAGCGCTCGTCCGGTCTGTCGTTGGTCCAGTTTCCTGGCAGACGTTGAACCTGACCGCCTACATCGATCAAAAACGACAACCGATGCCGTTTGCCGCCGTACTCAGCGAACTGTTCCGAAACCAATCGTCCATTTCCCGTCGATTGACGTTTGCCGGACTCGACGCGTCACGAAAACGATCTGCCCGTGTAGCAAGTGTTGTCCTCGTCAGTCTGAGTTGTCTGGGACTGGCCGGTCTGGTCTTCGTTGCGACAGAGCTTAAACTGCCCCAATGGTTGACAGACAGTGTCTCTTCCGTCGAACAACAGACAACTGCAAAAGAAGATCTTGGAGAATCGAAACTGATGGCGGCAATTCAAAAGGGGACACTGGCAGAAATCGAAGCGTTGATTCCGAAGAGTGACATGGAAGCAGTCGATGCTGACGGAGATACGGCTTTGCATTATCTTGGGTACCGGAAGTCAAGTAAAGGGCTGGATACAGTCTTTAAAGCCTTGCTGGCTGCCGGGAGCGACGTCGACGCCGTCAATGAGTTCGGCGAACGGCCGTTCATCACCGCGGTCTACAGCAACAACAAGGAATTGGTTGAGTTGTACTTAAAACGGGGCGAAAAAATCAATCAGCAGGATGACGAGAA from Exiguobacterium sibiricum 7-3 includes the following:
- a CDS encoding VanZ family protein → MRRPSIGYIMAGAILLLLFGFSSMSYQQQSLIPLLTNHIPLGWVYAFSFVSFHYEVPISVASLGPAAFLEFFIRKGMHAGLFFILGTSLVHVLRTRGYRPVPAAFFAATTAITVGVFDEFHQQLTGGRTPLVGDVIIDGSGAAFGIVLYTALRLFLKADRLVKSEYQQSS
- a CDS encoding ankyrin repeat domain-containing protein, coding for MNEKMKQIRQRKPSATIREKLYFWLLLLSTVATGCGLVIVVLALGTIGIVIVGMVLLLLGIVWVRQWNRVMTIRTDGIVLNEQQQPLVYEQLRQDAERLGFWKVPEITVTNHKTINRPRTIGLFQKYLLVLPTGYSVDETTRFELIRELVHLKQNYEEKRMLLLLGSWVPFLRSAYLRACEETADRMALACLTEEERVTALVRSVVGPVSWQTLNLTAYIDQKRQPMPFAAVLSELFRNQSSISRRLTFAGLDASRKRSARVASVVLVSLSCLGLAGLVFVATELKLPQWLTDSVSSVEQQTTAKEDLGESKLMAAIQKGTLAEIEALIPKSDMEAVDADGDTALHYLGYRKSSKGLDTVFKALLAAGSDVDAVNEFGERPFITAVYSNNKELVELYLKRGEKINQQDDEKYTPLHHAVEGEGKETVKLLLERGADPAIKNADGYTPLMMAQEYELDDIIALLKQNQTQTL